One stretch of Syntrophus gentianae DNA includes these proteins:
- the mads6 gene encoding methylation-associated defense system protein kinase MAD6, translating to MAKVVHIGQPANESERQAIGFLRDHLPDGWLIFHNFEMRQGEEVFEIDIAILAPHAVYLVDVKGTRGNIDVYGSKWYPEGRQPFHSPLAKLRHHAKVLASIIKESHKGQIELRKAHVHAAVLLTADDAAVIDQAGIDSPDVTDFKHCLKYFRDTSRIPDNRLDNITRFHSQIAKAITGNAKPKSAALVFRDWQVEEKLGGTDRYTEYRAKHNLLGKSGGMARLRVYQADPYQDEAARKEEFKKISNAYRAVAHMPTHANVLAVKDLFVSDNEDKVVLVTEDLPGQALRLHINKASLALTFDQKLQVMRDVLSALDHAHRHEVIHRNLTPDAILVTKGGQARVTGFDFARVGKNRTSTIADQIIDDLETAYQAPECFKDPTEASIASDLYAAGLIFYELLTGELPFESVDQMMEADGRFPMKPSEHKPDLPKEIDEWLQKFCEFDPEDRHTSAAIARKALDDLILPEAKNDSAPDLSGPAVVVPQLPDNLMNLPQDFILADRFRIQKKLGSGGFGVAYKVFDSLGDVVRVIKLVTKDRRSVYERLRREYKTLTNLPDHPHVVKVIWADRMADAKQTPYIVFEYVEGLDVSDLIDAEALSLDDAVRIVREAADGLAHLHKHGVYHQDVKPSNLLWTDKGVRIIDFNVAVSENDEVQGGGGTRRYLPPDYDYSSDPDASDRMDRDLYALGISFYECLTGKYPFDDPTPPIKTQPKDPRQFKGCADLSSSLVNLLVKMIAPERKDRFASVEEFLTAMAEVKGLRSVLTTGEIGAGPKVMSKLGFEPTKPNTNPFVTHLLTLYSQSQVSNAGTRGLDEIGKATYVPTYLDEKLKPALLKGEFRLVIISGNAGDGKTAFIQQFEDFAESKGAQMQRGANGTVFQLKGHTYQSNYDGSQDEGDERNDAVLQKFFAPFAGKDASGWPENQTRLIAINEGRLVDFFLEHEEEFPLLAKQIQQGLAGAASEGGIAVINLNLRSVVANPEEGQPSILERLVSRMTQHEYWQACEKCDLKGKCYAYHNARTFQDSVAGPKVIERLKMLYAITHLRGRLHITMRDLRSALAFMLVGTQDCDGIHQLYQNGGEENQNRILDGFYFNSWLGGTEGSNDRLISLLREIDVAEVSNPDLDRELGFLNPKTKAMSRFSFAERAGYDNELVETLFRNLPRDYSSKNRARLVAKHRNYLSHMRRRHFFERRDIGWKEMLPYGSIDPFLDAIEQPGAKSADEVTAILRAINRGEGLSDPTRLGNQLALRVRQVDKGTIRSFRLFDGDHFTLRTEQETAAHPFLECLSQALVLLYDSDDGHKASLRINLDIYEMLMRLNNGYRPSIEEQEGFYLSLAVFKNVLSAAPYQEVLLTESGFEFFQIRRDDKGILHLGKVSRRAEA from the coding sequence ATGGCGAAGGTCGTACACATTGGGCAACCCGCGAACGAATCTGAACGCCAGGCCATCGGTTTCCTTCGAGATCATCTGCCCGATGGCTGGCTGATCTTCCACAACTTCGAGATGCGCCAGGGTGAGGAGGTGTTCGAAATCGACATCGCCATCCTCGCGCCTCATGCGGTATATCTGGTGGATGTAAAAGGGACGCGGGGTAACATCGATGTTTATGGCTCCAAGTGGTATCCCGAGGGGAGGCAGCCATTTCACTCGCCATTGGCCAAATTGCGGCACCACGCCAAGGTACTGGCGAGCATCATCAAAGAGAGCCACAAGGGGCAGATTGAGCTGCGCAAGGCCCATGTGCATGCCGCAGTGCTGCTCACTGCCGATGACGCCGCCGTGATCGACCAGGCGGGTATCGACAGCCCGGACGTGACCGACTTCAAGCACTGCTTGAAATACTTCCGCGACACGAGCCGCATCCCCGATAACCGGCTGGATAACATTACGCGCTTCCACTCCCAGATCGCCAAGGCGATCACCGGCAACGCTAAACCCAAGAGCGCGGCGCTGGTGTTCCGCGACTGGCAGGTGGAAGAAAAGCTGGGCGGCACCGACCGGTACACCGAATACCGCGCCAAGCACAACCTGTTGGGCAAGAGTGGCGGCATGGCCCGCCTGCGGGTCTATCAGGCCGACCCTTACCAGGACGAGGCCGCCCGCAAAGAAGAATTCAAGAAAATCAGCAACGCCTATCGCGCCGTGGCGCACATGCCGACCCACGCCAACGTGCTGGCGGTGAAGGATCTGTTCGTGTCCGACAATGAAGATAAGGTGGTGCTGGTCACCGAGGACCTGCCCGGCCAGGCCCTGCGTCTGCACATCAATAAAGCCTCCCTGGCGCTAACCTTTGATCAGAAGCTCCAGGTAATGCGCGATGTGCTCTCGGCCCTGGACCATGCACACCGGCATGAGGTGATCCACCGTAATCTCACACCGGACGCCATCCTGGTGACCAAGGGCGGCCAGGCCCGGGTGACGGGCTTTGATTTCGCCCGGGTGGGCAAGAACCGCACCTCCACCATTGCCGATCAGATCATTGATGACCTCGAAACAGCCTATCAAGCTCCAGAATGCTTCAAGGACCCGACCGAGGCCAGCATTGCCTCTGATCTCTATGCAGCGGGCCTCATTTTCTATGAGCTGCTAACGGGGGAGCTACCCTTTGAAAGCGTCGACCAGATGATGGAGGCCGACGGCCGCTTCCCGATGAAACCCTCGGAGCACAAGCCGGACCTGCCCAAAGAGATCGACGAATGGCTGCAGAAGTTCTGTGAGTTCGACCCCGAGGATCGGCACACCAGCGCGGCCATCGCCCGCAAGGCCCTGGATGACTTGATTCTGCCCGAAGCTAAGAACGACTCCGCCCCGGATTTGAGCGGTCCGGCCGTGGTTGTGCCGCAGCTTCCGGATAACCTGATGAATCTGCCGCAGGATTTCATCCTGGCGGATCGCTTCCGCATTCAGAAGAAGCTGGGCAGCGGCGGCTTCGGCGTGGCCTACAAGGTGTTCGATTCCCTGGGTGATGTGGTGCGGGTCATCAAGCTGGTAACTAAGGACCGCCGCAGCGTGTATGAGCGATTGCGTCGCGAATACAAGACCCTGACCAATCTGCCCGACCATCCGCATGTGGTGAAGGTGATCTGGGCGGATCGAATGGCCGATGCCAAGCAGACGCCGTACATCGTCTTTGAGTATGTGGAGGGTCTGGATGTTTCCGATCTGATCGATGCCGAGGCGCTGTCGCTGGATGATGCCGTGCGCATTGTGCGCGAGGCCGCCGATGGGCTGGCCCATCTTCACAAGCACGGCGTTTACCATCAGGACGTCAAGCCCTCCAACCTGCTGTGGACCGATAAGGGTGTCCGCATCATCGATTTCAATGTCGCGGTCTCCGAGAACGATGAGGTTCAAGGCGGTGGCGGAACGCGTCGCTACCTGCCGCCGGATTACGATTACTCTTCCGATCCAGATGCTTCGGATCGGATGGACCGTGACCTCTATGCCCTGGGCATCTCCTTCTACGAGTGCCTGACCGGCAAGTATCCTTTCGACGACCCCACGCCGCCGATAAAGACTCAGCCCAAGGATCCCAGGCAGTTTAAAGGCTGCGCCGACCTCAGCTCGTCGCTGGTCAATTTGCTGGTGAAGATGATTGCGCCGGAGCGCAAGGATCGCTTCGCCTCAGTAGAGGAGTTCTTGACCGCCATGGCCGAGGTCAAGGGCCTGCGCTCGGTGCTGACGACCGGCGAGATTGGTGCCGGACCCAAGGTGATGTCCAAGCTGGGCTTCGAGCCGACCAAGCCCAACACCAACCCCTTTGTCACCCACCTGCTGACCCTCTACAGCCAGAGCCAGGTATCCAACGCGGGTACCCGTGGCCTCGACGAAATTGGCAAGGCCACCTATGTGCCGACCTATCTGGACGAGAAACTCAAGCCCGCGCTGCTCAAGGGCGAGTTCCGCCTGGTCATCATCAGCGGTAATGCCGGTGACGGTAAGACGGCCTTCATTCAGCAGTTCGAGGACTTTGCCGAGAGCAAGGGCGCGCAGATGCAGCGCGGAGCGAACGGAACTGTCTTCCAGCTCAAGGGGCATACCTACCAGAGCAACTACGACGGCAGTCAGGATGAAGGCGACGAGCGCAACGATGCCGTGCTGCAGAAGTTCTTTGCTCCCTTTGCGGGTAAGGACGCCTCCGGCTGGCCCGAGAATCAGACCCGTTTGATCGCGATCAACGAGGGGCGGCTGGTCGATTTCTTCCTGGAACATGAAGAGGAGTTCCCGCTGCTCGCCAAACAGATCCAACAGGGGTTGGCCGGAGCGGCTTCGGAAGGCGGTATCGCGGTCATCAACCTCAACCTGCGCTCGGTGGTCGCCAACCCCGAGGAAGGTCAGCCTTCGATTCTGGAACGTTTGGTCTCCCGAATGACTCAACACGAATACTGGCAGGCCTGCGAGAAGTGCGACCTTAAGGGCAAATGCTACGCCTATCACAACGCCCGGACCTTCCAGGACTCGGTTGCCGGTCCCAAGGTGATCGAGCGTCTGAAGATGCTTTACGCCATTACCCACCTTCGCGGCCGCCTACACATCACCATGCGCGACCTTCGTTCTGCGCTTGCCTTCATGCTGGTGGGCACCCAGGACTGCGACGGCATTCACCAGCTTTACCAGAATGGCGGTGAAGAAAACCAGAATCGCATCCTTGACGGTTTCTATTTCAACTCGTGGCTTGGCGGGACTGAAGGCTCCAATGACCGGCTGATTTCCTTGCTGCGCGAGATCGATGTTGCCGAAGTCAGCAATCCCGATCTGGACCGCGAGCTTGGCTTCCTTAATCCTAAGACCAAGGCCATGAGCCGCTTCTCGTTCGCGGAGCGGGCCGGGTATGACAATGAGCTGGTGGAGACGCTGTTCCGCAATCTGCCTCGCGATTACTCGTCGAAGAACCGTGCTCGATTGGTCGCCAAACACCGGAATTATCTATCGCACATGCGCCGTCGCCATTTCTTTGAGCGACGCGACATCGGCTGGAAGGAGATGCTGCCTTACGGAAGCATCGATCCCTTCCTGGATGCCATAGAACAGCCAGGCGCGAAAAGCGCCGATGAGGTTACCGCCATTCTCCGAGCCATCAACAGGGGCGAAGGTTTGAGCGATCCGACGCGACTGGGCAACCAGTTGGCGCTGCGTGTTCGCCAGGTGGATAAAGGCACCATCCGCAGTTTCCGCCTCTTTGACGGCGACCATTTTACACTGCGCACCGAGCAGGAAACGGCAGCTCATCCTTTCCTCGAGTGCCTGTCTCAGGCGCTGGTGCTGCTTTACGACTCCGACGACGGGCACAAGGCCAGCCTGCGCATCAATCTCGACATCTATGAAATGCTGATGCGGCTCAACAACGGCTACCGTCCGAGCATCGAGGAGCAGGAAGGTTTCTACCTGAGTCTGGCGGTGTTCAAGAACGTTCTATCCGCCGCTCCCTATCAGGAAGTGCTCCTCACTGAAAGCGGCTTCGAATTCTTCCAGATCCGGCGCGACGATAAAGGCATCCTGCATCTGGGAAAGGTAAGCAGGAGGGCTGAAGCATGA
- the mads7 gene encoding methylation-associated defense system protein MAD7: protein MSIKGRDKEFRTPKTTYVDFKHIEMDRVLTMLFPRLKYDGYASRRPPRGGDLTVEEFMEDFLEHPEWFAGFDRFPQVVHRWIETDLMDVVNRGKANQAVAAPRPLHGNTYKFRNAKHTRDYGAAEQIYWMLFYARKGKGQAARDALKRFFFPGIDLVTDRYDPNASVDVETQAILRLDHQVTQDMKDSKEPSRFQPLCIGQADIMADDILRLLAYEPYIPRSVLVEYLKTLVAFHLALYHLKLLQMLPKLVKQRSGNDLCTTKECPINPSLDNAREGCPYRVALVVDMGDVNNPHMTELARKSTDRLYRQIPAFVQANFVVKKLDEMAEYLSKKTGKLATPGGGVFTVGDLVSLLKPEHDTERQAYFKFRLASLIEESTSGNEDVDPEIREVTGMGLGEFESFIEILMAYRGKYHRQYITECLDSLLLKNKESGLLAQSRTKGSPRRFVLGSKLLEVLLQVAVLTQDGGRFVTREVRIEELLAFLRNRYGLHIDRLPEGAQVNSSILDRRALRLNLEAFKRRLREIGFYEDLSDAYVTQKVSPRYAIERNDGTDKNGRHA from the coding sequence ATGAGCATCAAAGGCAGAGACAAGGAGTTCCGCACTCCCAAGACCACCTATGTCGATTTCAAGCACATCGAGATGGATCGTGTGCTGACCATGCTCTTTCCCCGGCTGAAATACGACGGCTATGCCAGCCGACGCCCGCCCCGTGGTGGCGATCTGACTGTGGAAGAGTTCATGGAGGACTTCCTCGAGCATCCCGAATGGTTTGCGGGCTTTGATCGCTTTCCGCAGGTGGTACACCGCTGGATCGAAACCGATCTGATGGACGTCGTTAATCGGGGCAAAGCTAATCAGGCCGTGGCCGCCCCGAGGCCGCTGCATGGCAACACCTATAAGTTCCGCAACGCCAAGCATACCCGTGATTACGGCGCGGCCGAGCAGATCTACTGGATGCTTTTCTATGCCCGCAAAGGCAAAGGCCAAGCAGCGCGAGATGCCTTGAAGCGCTTCTTCTTCCCGGGAATCGACCTGGTGACGGACCGCTACGATCCCAACGCATCCGTGGATGTGGAAACGCAGGCCATCCTGCGTCTGGATCATCAGGTTACCCAGGACATGAAGGACTCCAAGGAGCCATCGCGCTTCCAGCCGCTGTGTATCGGCCAGGCCGATATTATGGCCGACGACATTCTGCGGCTACTGGCCTATGAGCCCTATATTCCGCGTTCGGTGCTGGTGGAGTACCTCAAAACCCTGGTGGCATTCCATCTGGCGCTCTACCACCTCAAGCTGCTGCAGATGCTGCCCAAGCTGGTGAAACAGCGCTCCGGCAATGATCTCTGCACCACCAAGGAATGCCCGATCAACCCCAGCCTCGACAATGCGCGGGAAGGCTGTCCTTACCGCGTGGCACTGGTCGTGGACATGGGCGACGTCAACAATCCACATATGACCGAGTTGGCTCGCAAGTCCACTGACCGGCTCTATCGTCAGATACCGGCCTTTGTGCAGGCCAATTTCGTCGTCAAGAAGCTCGATGAGATGGCGGAATACCTGAGCAAAAAAACGGGCAAGCTGGCTACCCCTGGGGGCGGCGTGTTCACCGTTGGCGATCTGGTATCCCTGCTGAAGCCCGAGCACGACACCGAGCGCCAAGCCTACTTCAAATTCCGCCTGGCGAGCCTGATCGAGGAATCGACCTCCGGGAACGAGGACGTCGATCCGGAGATCCGGGAAGTCACTGGCATGGGCCTTGGCGAGTTCGAATCCTTCATCGAAATCCTGATGGCGTATCGCGGCAAGTATCACCGCCAGTACATCACTGAGTGTCTGGACTCTCTGCTGCTGAAGAACAAAGAGAGCGGCCTGCTGGCCCAATCTCGGACCAAGGGAAGTCCGCGGCGATTTGTGCTGGGAAGCAAGTTGCTCGAAGTGCTGCTTCAGGTGGCTGTGCTCACCCAGGATGGCGGGCGTTTCGTGACCCGAGAGGTCCGCATCGAGGAGTTGCTGGCCTTTTTGAGAAACCGCTATGGCCTTCACATCGACCGGCTGCCGGAAGGAGCCCAGGTCAACAGCAGCATCCTCGACAGACGCGCCCTGCGCCTCAACCTCGAAGCCTTCAAGCGCCGCCTGCGTGAAATCGGGTTCTACGAGGATCTGTCGGATGCCTACGTGACCCAGAAGGTATCGCCCCGCTATGCAATTGAGAGAAATGACGGAACTGATAAGAACGGGAGGCACGCATGA